In Chryseobacterium oranimense, a single window of DNA contains:
- a CDS encoding DEAD/DEAH box helicase has protein sequence MNFTDLNLIEPIAKAIQEQGYTNPTPIQERSIPEILKGSDFLGCAQTGTGKTAAFAIPILQNLSKSKTKNNHIKALILTPTRELAIQIEENINAYGKYLPLKQLVIFGGVKQGNQEAALRKGIDILVATPGRLLDFIAQGIISLKNIEIFVLDEADRMLDMGFVHDVKRVIKLLPQRRQTLFFSATMPSEIQKLADSILNNPVKVEVTPVSSTAETIKQSVYFVDKENKLNLLSHILENDIADSVLVFSRTKHGADKIARKLQKDNISAEAIHGNKSQNARQNALNNFKSGKTRILVATDIAARGIDIDELKYVINFELSDVSETYVHRIGRTGRAGAEGSSISFVDGLDLLNLRNTEKLIGKKIPVVKDHPFHTDNLVAQKRDSNNKPMAAGGGERRSSRSPKPQNNNKPAGSTPTTGFKKPKNKNFTRKK, from the coding sequence TTGAATTTTACAGACCTAAACTTAATAGAACCTATTGCAAAGGCAATTCAGGAACAGGGATATACCAACCCAACACCCATTCAGGAAAGATCTATCCCTGAAATCCTAAAAGGAAGTGACTTTTTAGGGTGCGCACAGACAGGAACAGGAAAAACAGCGGCGTTTGCAATTCCTATTCTTCAGAACTTATCAAAAAGCAAAACCAAAAATAATCATATAAAAGCCCTGATCTTAACGCCGACAAGAGAACTTGCCATCCAGATCGAGGAAAACATTAATGCCTACGGAAAATACCTTCCGCTTAAACAACTTGTAATTTTCGGAGGTGTAAAGCAGGGAAATCAGGAAGCAGCCTTAAGAAAAGGAATTGATATCCTGGTAGCAACCCCTGGAAGACTTCTGGATTTTATCGCCCAGGGAATTATCAGCCTGAAAAACATCGAAATCTTTGTTCTTGATGAAGCAGACAGAATGCTTGATATGGGCTTTGTTCATGACGTAAAAAGAGTGATCAAGCTTCTTCCACAAAGAAGACAGACCTTATTCTTTTCAGCAACAATGCCTTCCGAAATCCAGAAACTGGCAGATTCTATCCTGAACAATCCTGTGAAAGTAGAAGTTACCCCGGTTTCTTCTACCGCAGAAACGATTAAGCAGTCAGTTTATTTTGTAGATAAGGAAAATAAGCTGAACCTTCTTTCTCATATTCTGGAGAATGATATTGCAGATTCCGTACTGGTATTTTCCAGAACGAAACACGGTGCAGATAAAATCGCCAGAAAGCTTCAGAAAGACAATATCTCAGCAGAAGCCATTCACGGGAACAAATCGCAGAATGCAAGGCAGAATGCCCTGAATAATTTTAAGTCCGGAAAAACAAGGATTCTGGTAGCCACAGACATCGCTGCAAGAGGTATTGATATCGATGAGCTTAAATATGTCATTAATTTCGAACTTTCCGACGTTTCCGAAACATATGTTCACAGAATCGGAAGAACAGGAAGAGCAGGAGCAGAAGGATCTTCAATCTCTTTTGTAGATGGCCTTGATCTTCTGAACCTGAGAAATACTGAAAAACTGATCGGGAAGAAAATTCCTGTGGTAAAGGATCATCCTTTCCATACCGATAATCTGGTTGCTCAGAAAAGGGATTCCAATAACAAACCTATGGCAGCTGGCGGTGGCGAAAGAAGATCTTCGAGATCTCCGAAACCTCAGAATAACAATAAGCCAGCAGGCAGTACGCCTACTACAGGATTTAAAAAACCTAAGAATAAAAATTTCACCAGAAAAAAATAA
- a CDS encoding DUF6438 domain-containing protein yields MKYILSLCAFIFLFSCTTQKTNSKYSKIEYEAGACFGSCPIFTMIINPDRTAVLEAEHFNFSKDFSKGEFSKPREGTFKATIKEADYNKLVTLLNSLDVKNLKDKYGSRNVTDLPTSYLRINFTDGTAKNVEDYGKNGSEKLREVYTFIEELRHNQQWTKVK; encoded by the coding sequence ATGAAATACATACTCAGCCTTTGTGCATTTATATTCTTATTTTCCTGTACAACACAGAAAACGAATTCAAAATATTCTAAAATTGAATATGAAGCAGGTGCATGTTTTGGATCGTGCCCTATTTTTACCATGATAATCAATCCTGACAGGACAGCTGTGCTTGAGGCTGAACATTTCAACTTCTCCAAAGATTTTTCGAAAGGTGAATTTTCCAAGCCTCGTGAAGGGACTTTTAAAGCTACAATCAAAGAAGCAGATTACAATAAACTGGTTACTTTGCTGAACAGCCTTGACGTTAAAAACCTGAAAGACAAATACGGATCAAGAAACGTAACAGACCTTCCCACTTCATACCTGAGAATTAATTTTACAGACGGAACCGCCAAAAATGTAGAAGATTACGGCAAAAACGGAAGCGAAAAACTGAGAGAAGTCTATACCTTCATTGAAGAACTGAGACACAACCAGCAGTGGACAAAAGTAAAATAA
- the obgE gene encoding GTPase ObgE, producing MSNFVDYVKIHCKSGHGGAGSAHLRREKYIPKGGPDGGDGGRGGHVIMRGNAQEWTLLPLRYTRHIKAERGENGAKNQLTGADGDDIYIDVPIGTIAKNEEGEIIGEILEDKQEIILMQGGKGGKGNEHFKSSTNQTPRYAQPGMDGEEGFVVFELKILADVGLVGFPNAGKSTLLASVSAAKPKIANYAFTTLTPNLGIVDYRNYKSFVMADIPGIIEGAAEGKGLGHRFLRHIERNSILLFLIPADSESHFQEFKILENELKEYNPELLDKDFIVSISKSDLLDEELKKEIAKEFPENRQPLFFSGVTGEGLVELKDAVWKKLHG from the coding sequence ATGTCTAACTTTGTAGATTACGTAAAAATCCATTGTAAAAGCGGACACGGAGGTGCCGGTTCTGCCCACCTTCGCCGTGAAAAATATATTCCTAAAGGAGGTCCTGACGGTGGTGACGGCGGTCGCGGCGGACACGTCATCATGAGAGGAAATGCTCAGGAATGGACTTTACTTCCACTCCGATACACCCGCCACATCAAAGCGGAACGTGGTGAAAACGGAGCTAAAAACCAGCTGACCGGTGCTGACGGTGACGATATTTATATCGATGTTCCGATTGGGACGATCGCTAAAAATGAAGAAGGAGAAATTATCGGCGAAATCCTTGAAGACAAGCAGGAGATTATTTTAATGCAGGGAGGAAAAGGAGGAAAAGGAAATGAGCATTTCAAATCATCTACCAATCAGACTCCAAGATATGCCCAGCCTGGAATGGATGGTGAGGAAGGTTTTGTCGTTTTCGAGCTTAAAATTTTAGCTGATGTAGGTTTAGTTGGCTTTCCAAATGCCGGAAAATCTACCCTTCTTGCTTCTGTTTCTGCCGCAAAACCTAAAATCGCCAATTACGCATTTACAACGCTGACTCCCAACCTTGGTATTGTGGACTACAGAAATTACAAATCATTTGTAATGGCTGATATTCCGGGGATCATTGAAGGGGCTGCTGAAGGAAAAGGTTTAGGACACAGGTTCTTAAGACATATTGAAAGAAATTCCATCTTATTATTTTTAATTCCGGCCGATTCTGAAAGCCATTTCCAGGAATTTAAAATTCTGGAAAATGAATTGAAGGAATATAATCCCGAACTTCTGGATAAAGATTTCATTGTTTCTATTTCAAAATCTGACCTTCTGGATGAAGAGCTGAAAAAAGAAATTGCCAAAGAATTTCCGGAAAACAGACAGCCACTATTTTTCTCCGGCGTCACCGGAGAAGGCCTTGTAGAACTAAAAGACGCAGTCTGGAAAAAACTTCACGGATAA
- a CDS encoding adenylate kinase: MINIVLFGPPGSGKGTQAQNLIEKFNLKQISTGDLFRYNMKNDTELGKLAKSYIDKGELVPDQVTTDMLIDELRKPTDTNGFIFDGYPRTTAQTQALEKIVKEELNDKIDICLSLVVEDKILVERLLKRGETSGRSDDSNVEIIENRIKEYYTKTAEVAELYKQQGKYVEVNGVGEIDEISQKLFAEVEKIK, encoded by the coding sequence ATGATAAACATTGTTCTGTTCGGCCCTCCAGGAAGTGGAAAAGGAACACAAGCTCAAAACCTGATCGAAAAATTCAATTTAAAACAGATTTCAACAGGTGATCTTTTCAGATACAACATGAAAAATGATACAGAGCTTGGAAAACTGGCTAAGTCCTACATCGATAAGGGAGAACTGGTTCCTGATCAGGTAACAACGGATATGCTGATCGATGAGCTCAGAAAACCAACGGATACCAACGGATTTATCTTTGACGGCTACCCAAGAACAACTGCACAGACGCAGGCACTGGAAAAAATTGTTAAAGAAGAACTGAATGACAAAATCGATATCTGCCTTTCATTGGTGGTAGAAGACAAGATTTTAGTGGAAAGACTTCTTAAAAGAGGTGAAACCAGCGGAAGATCTGATGACAGCAATGTAGAGATCATTGAAAACAGAATTAAAGAATATTATACAAAAACAGCAGAAGTAGCGGAACTTTACAAGCAACAGGGAAAATATGTTGAAGTAAACGGCGTAGGAGAAATTGATGAAATTTCCCAAAAACTTTTTGCTGAAGTAGAAAAAATAAAATAA
- a CDS encoding phosphoribosyltransferase, which yields MESIKVHDKTFVPYLKDAEIQEIVKETALRIYEDYKDEVPVFIGVLNGVIMFFSDLLKYYPGECEIAFIQMSSYVGTESTGIVYQKMELTKDVRDRHIILVEDIVDTGNTVESLFKYFTETQRPKSVKLASFLLKPDVYKKDFKLDYIGKEIPNKFVLGYGLDYDELGRNLSNLYQLEEGQINH from the coding sequence ATGGAAAGCATTAAAGTTCACGACAAAACTTTCGTTCCTTATCTGAAGGACGCCGAAATTCAGGAAATTGTAAAAGAAACAGCTTTAAGAATTTATGAAGATTACAAGGATGAAGTTCCTGTTTTCATAGGTGTTCTGAACGGAGTAATCATGTTCTTCTCAGACCTTCTGAAATATTATCCGGGCGAATGCGAGATTGCTTTCATCCAAATGAGCTCTTATGTAGGAACAGAATCTACAGGGATTGTTTACCAGAAAATGGAACTGACAAAAGACGTGAGAGACCGTCACATCATCCTTGTAGAAGATATTGTAGATACAGGAAACACGGTTGAAAGCCTGTTCAAATATTTCACAGAAACACAGCGTCCTAAATCTGTAAAACTGGCTTCATTCCTATTAAAGCCTGATGTTTACAAAAAAGATTTCAAGCTGGATTATATCGGAAAAGAAATTCCGAACAAATTTGTTCTTGGGTACGGTCTTGATTATGATGAACTGGGAAGAAACCTTTCAAACCTATATCAGCTGGAAGAAGGACAAATCAACCATTAA
- a CDS encoding ABC-F family ATP-binding cassette domain-containing protein has product MILLQNISFGFPGGNLLFHSVNLTLQTHTKSALAGSNGIGKSTLLKIIAQEIQPSEGTVTVKGDLYFVPQMFGNFNDYTVAECLAIDKKLNALQKITSGEVNEAYFDILNDDWDIEERCRNALNDWKLEDLELDQKLETLSGGQKTKVFLAGIQINQPDIIILDEPTNHLDLDGRRLLYDFIEKTNSTVVMVSHDRSLLNLVDTLFELSNQGISVYGGNYDFYAEQKEVEQEALYNDIHAKERALKKAKEKERETIERKQKLDARGKQKQEKSGVARIMMNTLKNNAEKNTSRLKGIHAEKISSISGDLRELRSSLKNADQMKARFNDSDLHYGKILINAENINFRYKNINLWSENINIEIRSGERISVKGSNGSGKTTLIRLLLGNIVPSEGKINRAEFKSIYIDQEYSLIGREIKVYDFVQQFNDGAMPESEVKTLLSRFLFGKDTWDKNCGILSGGERLRLLLCGLSISSKAPDMIILDEPTNNLDLQNVEILTNSIKEYKGTLLVISHDESFLDEIGVEREIILSQ; this is encoded by the coding sequence ATGATTTTACTACAAAATATATCCTTCGGGTTTCCGGGAGGAAATCTCCTTTTCCATTCGGTCAATTTAACTTTACAAACCCATACAAAATCTGCATTAGCCGGAAGCAACGGCATTGGTAAATCCACACTCCTGAAGATCATAGCCCAGGAAATTCAGCCTTCAGAAGGGACTGTTACCGTTAAAGGTGATCTGTACTTTGTTCCACAGATGTTCGGGAACTTTAACGATTATACCGTAGCAGAATGTCTTGCCATCGACAAAAAGCTGAATGCCCTCCAAAAAATTACAAGCGGCGAAGTGAATGAAGCGTATTTTGATATTTTAAATGATGACTGGGACATAGAGGAACGCTGCCGCAATGCACTGAATGACTGGAAGCTTGAAGATCTGGAATTGGATCAAAAATTGGAAACCCTCAGCGGAGGGCAGAAAACAAAAGTTTTTCTGGCAGGGATTCAGATCAATCAGCCGGATATTATCATACTGGATGAGCCTACGAATCATCTTGATCTGGATGGAAGGAGACTGCTGTATGATTTTATTGAAAAAACAAATTCAACTGTTGTCATGGTGAGCCACGACAGAAGTTTACTGAATCTTGTTGATACCCTATTTGAATTAAGCAATCAGGGAATCTCTGTTTATGGCGGGAATTATGATTTTTATGCTGAACAGAAAGAAGTAGAGCAGGAGGCATTGTACAATGATATCCATGCTAAAGAAAGAGCCCTGAAAAAAGCAAAAGAAAAAGAAAGGGAAACAATAGAACGAAAGCAAAAGCTGGATGCAAGGGGAAAGCAGAAGCAGGAAAAATCCGGAGTAGCTAGAATTATGATGAATACGCTAAAGAATAATGCGGAGAAAAATACCTCCCGGTTGAAAGGTATTCACGCTGAAAAGATAAGCAGTATTTCAGGAGACCTTCGGGAACTTCGTTCTTCTTTGAAAAATGCTGATCAGATGAAAGCCCGTTTTAATGACTCCGATTTACATTATGGAAAAATCCTGATCAATGCGGAAAATATTAATTTCAGGTATAAAAATATAAATCTTTGGAGTGAGAATATAAATATTGAGATCCGGAGCGGAGAACGGATTTCTGTCAAAGGTTCCAATGGTTCCGGAAAAACTACACTTATAAGATTGCTGCTGGGAAACATAGTGCCTTCAGAAGGGAAAATAAATAGAGCAGAATTCAAGAGTATTTATATTGATCAGGAATATTCCCTGATTGGCCGGGAAATCAAGGTTTATGATTTTGTCCAGCAGTTTAATGACGGTGCAATGCCGGAATCTGAAGTGAAAACTTTGTTGTCCAGATTTTTGTTTGGCAAGGATACCTGGGATAAAAACTGCGGAATACTGAGCGGAGGAGAACGTCTGAGGCTTTTGCTGTGCGGACTCTCCATTAGCAGTAAAGCACCTGATATGATTATCCTGGATGAACCAACAAATAATTTAGACCTGCAGAATGTGGAAATTCTAACGAATTCAATTAAAGAATATAAAGGAACATTGCTTGTGATTTCACACGATGAAAGCTTTCTCGATGAGATTGGGGTGGAAAGGGAGATTATTTTAAGTCAATGA